Genomic segment of Panicum virgatum strain AP13 chromosome 9N, P.virgatum_v5, whole genome shotgun sequence:
AGAATGAGACAAACTCCTTGTAGATTTTGTTGTCCATGCAATCAATGACTGGCCCAAAAAGAGGTATTGAGATGCAATCTGCCGTGCTAATAGAGTATGACTTGAGGATCAAGAAGGGAGAACATGAAGTTGACGACTTGCAATTGATTGATGGAATATCAGACTTCTCTGAGCTAACTACACCGACATGCAAACCGTTTTTGAATCGAATTGATGGTGCTGGTGGTGCTGTTGACATTACATTAGCAATGCTTTCCGAAGCTGTGGAGGCAACAATACAAGTAGACATAACACAAGTGCATGGCAGTGGTTTCCGTCTACTACTTAGTTCATATGTTGGTGGCttagagagagaagaaattcaTCTTTTTCGTGGTGTTATTAGTGAGGCATGTGGTATGAGAAGGTTTGTGGTCGCTGCAGCGATAGATACTTGGATGCGTGTGAAGTTCAAGGTCATTGATGGAAGTGGAGGCTCAACAAGTGAAGTTGAACGCCATGCTTCTTTTAAAGCAAGCATGCACGGATGTGCTAGTCAACAAATGGAGCTGGATCAGACCTCTATTACGGTGAAAGTGACCTGGTCGACTTTGTGAAGTGAGTTTTTCTGGTAACGCAAGATCTTTGTTCTTCCCCCAGAACTGATGAACCTCATCAATGATTATTCTTGCACCAGACCCCATATAACCTCTGTGACTAGCAACGTAACTTCTGCCTATATATTTTGATGTTAGTGTTTGTTTATCTCCATATGTTTGCAAATTGCAAGTGCCAGCAAGGCAAATGAAACTCTTCCAACCTAAAATCTCATTCGATTTAGGGTTTTATTTGATGAATTTTTCTCATTGGCCGTGTCCCTCTATATTAATAGGATGGGGAGGTCTTGTCTTTATAGAAGTCAAAACTCATACAACTCCTCGGATTACAGACCAAAACCGGTCTTGAAATCCAGTTGGATTCATTGGCATTGTTCTTCCCAAAGTCATACTCATCTAGACTTCAAATTAGACTTTATACATATACATTTCGATCATATCGACGAGATCTATGTAATGGTGTAGATAGGCAATTTGACAAAGTTTACTAAACTGTTCTGACCACCTTGATGGACTGGCCAGACCTGTTTGTGCTGCCAGATCGGATATAAGGCTAAACCCAGTGCCAGATTGGCTACAAGGCTAAACTCAGTCTGACCACTTTGAAAACCGGACGTGTCAGCCTTTACTCGCGTGTTTTATACACCGTGAGCTATGCACCCTTCAGGGGCACTGGAGGTTCTGCGCACGACACATGTTCTCTTTTTCTCGGCGtgatatgttttttttaaaaagtccTTCAAATTATTGCAAATAGAACTCGCAGTCcattttttttccagaaaaCCCTCTCCCCGCCCTCTTTTCCATCGAGCCACGGCTCCTCCTcacgcctccacctcctccctcaCCCCCTGCGGAGGTGGGCCACCATTCTGCCAAGGAGGTGCAGTCGGCGGCGGATactggggaggaggaggaggcaaggTTGGGGCGGTGGCTTGTTTTATTTGTGGGTCTTGCTTGTTTTCTTTCAgttgaaaaaaacaaaaatttcaaCCAATCAGCCTCTCGTCATCTTCCACCTCCCGCCCAGGCTATctcctaccgccgccgcctcctgctcgcccCCGCCTCCCGCCCACCTGCTGCCGTCCCCAGTGGCGCGCCCGCCGCACTAAACCGGCTCCGTCGCTCGcccccgcccggccgccgcctaaCCGGTTCcaatcgccgcccgcgccccgcccTTGCCGCTGGCCAACctccctcctttcttcttctaaGAGCGGGAGCTCGTCgggccgcctccgctgccgtgcagcacgccgtcgccgtcgcgccaCAAAAATCGGTTGAAACTCAACCGCTTGTAACGAAGCAAATATGTTTATTTATGCGCAACTAAAACGGACGAAACAAACCACGCGTCAAACCCAGCAAATCTTCAATGAGCATTAACTGACAAGCGGGCACCACAATTTTGAGGGACCCATCTGCCATAGAGAACTATCCTCCTCCGGAAGCACGCAGAGGCAGAAGCACAGAACCCTCCAGTGTCCCTCGCTCTCCAAGGCaattagcggcggcggcggcggcggcggtgggggtggaTATGGACGGCGGAGGCGCAGCGCCGCCCGATGCCGCCAGAAGCACCTCTCCTGCGCCCATGGTGGCGGCCGCTCCCGCCGGAATCAGTACGTTTCTCCAACCCTTCTTCCTTCCCCCTTCTCATCAGATCCATGTGTTCCTTTCCTCGTGTCGATTCGCTAGGTATCTTGGAGGGGATGATCTTTTCTGCCTCGTACTTCTCAAATTTGCTTGGCCCCCAGGATCATATATAGCTGAAAgcctgaatttttttaaaagcgCAGCGCATCCGCATTTGCTTTCCTTCCCCTTTTCGTTCTACTGTATTTTTTGTCACTAGAGCTTGCTAGCGCATCGCACTGGAGGATTCCAAAAATCTAAATTAACCTTATTTCTCCCAAACATTTGCAGCACTGATATTTCCTTAGCTGTTGTATGCTTGATTTGGCACAGGGGTGGAGAATTGCTACGTATTCAAGAGCCGCCTTCAAGAGTATGCGCAGAAAGCTGGCCTTCCAACCCCGGAATACCATACCCTCAAAGAGGGCCCTTCCCACGAACCAATCTTCAAGTCCACTGTGGTGGTTAACAACACCAAGTACGACTCGCTTCCCGGATTCTTCAGCCGAAAGGCTGCAGAGCAGTCTGCCGCTGAAGTTGCGCTCATGGAGATAGTTAAGTCCATTCCAGCAACTGAATGCAGAAGCATCCCAGCAGTTGTAAGTTGCTCATGTTCTTAGCTTTCGAGTAATTTTAATCAGTTTGAGTGGTTGGTTAGAGTACTTGATGACAATCACATAAGTTTTTCTTTTCATGACATTTCACCAAGTTTCATATTGTTGGTTCTTTGCTGTTTTCTCTAGTTGTTTGTTTAATATTTTTGAAGCTCCCAGTTATGCTAAGGTATCCCATGAATACATTAGGGAATTTGTGGTAAGGATTCGTGCAAGCTTGTTCTGCCCGTTTATGAATCATAATAGCTCACTGTATGTTTATTAAATTTTCGTACTATGTCCAGAGTTTTTTCCCCCCTTCTAGAATTTGAAGATTCTTTAGTTCTTATTAGGAATCAGGATGACTAAATTAGCATCAGTGGGCATCCCTTCTTGATTGATGTGTTCGCTGATACCTGACTATGCTTTGCAGCAAGAAACTGGCCTGTGCAAGAATCTTCTTCAGGAGTATGCTCAGAAGATGAATTATGCCATTCCATCTTATATTTGCACTAAACAAGCTTCAGGCGTAGCTCCTTTCATATGCACTGTTGAGATCGGTGGCATACAATACATTGGTGCTGCCGCTAGAACAAAGAAGGAGGCAGAGATAAAAGCTGCCCGAACTGCTCTTCTTGCAATCCAGGGTAATTTTCTTATTATTCGACGCATCATGCAAATTTGTTCCTCCTGTTCAGTGCTAGCTGGGATGTAGAGTCATAAATGGATAATGTTTTGTGCAGGTCGATCAGAGGGTTGCACAAATGGTGACACAAAGTACATCGTTGTTCCTGGCCAAAGAGAGGTTAAGGAGGCAGAGAAGAAGCCAACTGAAACTCCAAAGCCACTTAAAGTCAAGAGAGGTGGTCACAAGAAGAAATGGAACAAGAGGAAATTCATGAGGAAGACTGACCAAATATTTGATGTTGAAATTGATGGACCTAGAGTGGCTGGGGATTCTGATGTCCCAATGCAGGTAACAATAGCAGAGGAGCCATTCAGCGATACTATAATCCTGCAACCTGAGGAGCCTATAAGAGTAGGACAGGAGCTTCTTAGAGATACTACAATGCTACAACCTGATGAGGAAGCTACAATTGTAAAGCACGGGCCAGCCGGTGAAACTGCAATGCTGCTACACGTGGAGGAAGCTAGAGTAGTAGAACAACAGCTAGCTAGAGATACTGCAATGGTTCAATCTAACAAGGAAGTTGTAGAACCACCCAGCAGCAGTGCAACGCCACAGCCTGGTGAGGAAGCTAGCATAGTAGAACTGTGGGAACCTAGAAGTACAAAACAAGAGTCACTAAGTAATGTTGAAACACTGAAACCTAAGGATGAAGCTAGAACCATAGAGCAGGAATCACTGAGTGGCTATGTAGCATTGCAGTCTAATGGGAGCGCTATGGATGCACATGAGCCAGGGCCACCAAGTAATACTGCAGTGATGCCACATAAGGAGCAAACAGAAGCCGAGGCCACCTCACatttgtgaactggtgcaacctAACTAGAACCTATTTTTTTCAGAACAGCAAATCTGTCCATGAACAGGAAGCCTGAAATTCAGGAGACGCGTGCATTGCTGGAGACATAGGTCCACAGGAGATATATGATCACGAAATAAATTGTGGGGTTGACTACAGCATAATGAGCATACAATATTAATGATGTATTCACATGCAAAGAAGTGGTATTTCTAGTTTAGAGAGAATTATGGAAAAACAGATGAGACTGTGTGCTGAGGTTGTTAGTTCACATTCGCCATTATTAGTATTAGATTGTATTCCTGATATTATGGTTGGGTTTTCCTGTCGAGAGAGGACTATTTAGAAATGAAATGAATTTGGTGTTGCTGGTCCAATCCTCCACTTGAATTCCATGATCTGGTCATTGGATGGCCGTTTCAACATTTGTATTCATTGTTTGAAGCCATAATATCTCATCGTGAATGCCAATAGAAACAGCCGTACCTTTTTCTGCATTTGCAAGCATAGTTCACTGACTGCCCAAACAACACTGAGCTAACCAACTTTCAGGAGTATTTGTGTGTGACTACCTGATTTGTACGGCAAAAACCGTGTTTACTATTCACATTCATTGCGTGACTGCGATACAAAATTTTCTGCCCCTAGCGTGGTTATTCTGTTGCTCAGCACTAACTGTTACCCCAAATTCCCCTATATATATGCAACATTGCTGAATGGCTAGATCTCAACACTGCTGTAAGCTTGCACCTTCTGCACTTGATTCTCAGCCATCATCCTCCTTGTCTCCTCTGCAGACTGCCACTCTCCATCTCCAGCATAGGCATTCGACAGTGATACGTAGGTGCCGTCGCTGCTTGGCGCCATTCTCAGGATCTGCTCTGCTGCAAGCACGCCAAGTTCTTTG
This window contains:
- the LOC120691472 gene encoding double-stranded RNA-binding protein 8-like — its product is MDGGGAAPPDAARSTSPAPMVAAAPAGIRVENCYVFKSRLQEYAQKAGLPTPEYHTLKEGPSHEPIFKSTVVVNNTKYDSLPGFFSRKAAEQSAAEVALMEIVKSIPATECRSIPAVQETGLCKNLLQEYAQKMNYAIPSYICTKQASGVAPFICTVEIGGIQYIGAAARTKKEAEIKAARTALLAIQGRSEGCTNGDTKYIVVPGQREVKEAEKKPTETPKPLKVKRGGHKKKWNKRKFMRKTDQIFDVEIDGPRVAGDSDVPMQVTIAEEPFSDTIILQPEEPIRVGQELLRDTTMLQPDEEATIVKHGPAGETAMLLHVEEARVVEQQLARDTAMVQSNKEVVEPPSSSATPQPGEEASIVELWEPRSTKQESLSNVETLKPKDEARTIEQESLSGYVALQSNGSAMDAHEPGPPSNTAVMPHKEQTEAEATSHL